CGCCGTACCGGAAGGATCCAGCGATATAGTCGGGAACAAGTCCTGCCGCCACGGCACCGTGTATCGCGGCGCCCACGGCGGTGGGGTTCTCGATTTTCGGGATCGAAACATTGCGGCCGAGCACGTCGGTCATCGTCTGCACGAGCAATGCGTTCCGGGAGAGCCCGCTCGTCAGGATCATTTCGTGGACGGGAACACCGCCGTTCTCGATCAGCTCGACGATCAGCCGCGCGCCGAAGCACAGGGATTCGACGAGCGACCGATAGATCTCCCCCGCGCTCGCGCCGATCCGCAGCCCGGCGAGGACGCCGCCCAGGCCCGAGTCGCGCCACGGTATGCGGTTGCCGCCGAACCAGTCCAGCGCGACCAGTCCGGACTGCCCCGGCCGCACCGCCGATGCGGCCGCGTCATAGCTGGCGAAGTTGCTCTGCATGTCCGGGGCGAGCGGGAACGTCTGCGCAAACCAGGTCAACATGTCGCCGAAGGCCGCCTGCCCCGCCTCGCAGCTCCACAGGCCCGGCAGCGCAGCCCCCATGGCGGCGCTCTCCAGCCCCGACGGCAGGGCGTGAGCCGTCGGATCGACGGCGATGAAGCCGGCGGAGGTGCCCAATGCGCCAACCAGCGCGCCGCCTCGCACGGCGCCGACGGCCGGCAGCACCGCGTGGGAGTCGATCGACGCCACGGCGACGATCGGCCAGCCCCGGATGCCGGTGCTGGACCGCCAGCGCTCGCTCAACTCGCCCGCCGCCGTGCCCACCGCCGTCGGCGGCCCGAGGCGCTCGCTCAACCCTGGGAGCAGATGCGAGGGATATCCCTCGTCGGGCGTGTATTGGGCCTTGAAGCAGGCAAAATCCATGCTGCGGCATTCCGAGCCGGTCAGCTGCCAGACCAGCCAGTCGCCGGCCTCGATGAAGCGCTCGCACCGGGACCAGGTCGCCGGAGACTGCCTCGCCAGCTCGATCGCCTTCGGCAGCATCGCTTCGCCGCTGACGCGGCCGCCGAAATTGTCGAGAAAGCGTCCGCCGAGGCGATTGACGTCGTCGGCGTAGGACTGGGCTGCCGTGTGCTTCCACAGCTTGACATAGGCGTGCGGCTCATCCGGCAGCGCCGCCTGGAGCGCACGGCCGTCGGCGAAGGCGGGCATCGGCGAGGAGGCGGTGAAGTCGATGCCGATCGACACGACCTGCCGCCCCTGCCCCAGCCGCGTCAGGATATGCTCGGCTGCCTCGAGATAGTCGGCGGGCACCTGCAAGGCATAGCCCGGCGGCAGGCGCCGCCCGTTCGGCAGGGCCTGAGACAGAACGCCGTGCCGGTAGCGATGCACGGCCGAGTCGACCTGCACGCCGGTTTCGGCATCGATCAGGACGCCGCGGGCGGAAGCCGTGCCGAAGTCTACGCCGATCAGGCACTGTTGAGACATGTCGGTGACAGCTCGTCGTCTCGGGAGCCGGGCCACGGCACGCGCGACGGCTGATAGCGCAGAGGGTCGCCCGGCCGCAAGCCGGCCGCGGCAAGCGCGGCAGCCCGCTGCGTGTCCAGACCTTTCGAGCTTCGGTTCGGGGTGGATTCCGGCCCTGCCGCCATGGGGCTAAGCTCGGCGAATCGCGGCGCGGCCGTCATGCGCCGAACGCTCGTTCGACCGCGCCCGGAGGCGACCAGGAATGGCAAATGACGACCGCACCCGGATCATTCCCAGGAGAACGCCGGAATCGGCGGCCATGTCGGCAAACGTCAAGCGGGCCATGGCGATCACCGCCGCTCTCAACCGTTTGACGTTCAACGACGCGGACGAGGTCCGGGCCTTGTTCAGCGATCTCATCGGCAGCACGGTGGACGACAGCTTCGTGTTGATCCCGCCGTTCTACACGGCCTGCGGGCTCGATATCCGTGTCGGGCGCAATGTCTTCGTCAATCAGAATTGCACCTTCTACGACCTCGGCGGCCTCGACATTGCCGACGACGTGATGATCGGGCCGAACGTGAGCATCATCACGACCGGCCACCCCCTCGAACCGTCCCAGCGGCGCGCCTTCGTCATCGCCAGGCCCATCGCGATCGGGAGAAACGTCTGGATCGCAGCCGGCGCGACCATCATCGGCGGCGTGACCGTCGGCGAGAACGCGGTCGTCGCAGCCGGCTCGGTCGTCACCAGGGACGTTCCGCCCAATACCCTCGTCGGCGGCAATCCGGCGCGGGTCATTCGCTCGATCGCCGACTGAGGGAGCCTCCGCCACGCGAATTTCCCCCGTGGGGCGGCAGGCCGGCCCCGTGCCCGCCGCCCGTGGCGCGCCTCGCCCTCCTCGCGTATTCTCTCCGGGCCATGCCCAAGCCGCCCACCAGCTCTCCGATCTCCCGCGCGATCAGGCTCGCGATCGAGGCCGCCTCCCTCGAAACCGCGAGGCAGGCCGCGACGGCTCAACGCCAGAAGGCGATGGCCACGCTCCTCGGGATACGGCTGGCGGAGTGCCGGAGGGCAGCCAGGAGGGAATTGGCGAAGATCGAGCCGGAGACCGAAGGGGAAAGCTGAAGGCCGGCTGCCGTTCCGGACGGTCTCGCGCCAGCCAATGGCCCCTGCCATCGCGACGCTCGTGGCCGGCTGCTCGGCTCGGCGGGGGCCATTGCTGCCCCTTCCTGCAGGCCGCCCCGCCTGGCGCCCGGAAGTCGGACCCGGCAGCTCCTGCACGCTCCTCTGTGGGTAACTTCTCCGGGGCTTCGCCATGCTCTCGGACAGGCGTATAGTTTGCCGGCTTCAATCGGGACCCGCTCCGAATTGGCCGAGCTTGTGACGCATGTCGAAACCCGCCGTGTCGCCGTTCCGGCCGGCTGGGCCGCAGCGAAGCAGACCCACCCTGCTGTCGCCATGGCCATTCACGCCATCAGCAGCCCCATGCGCAGCGCCGAAGCGATCTGGGATCTGCCGACATCGGCCGAATGCGAAGAGGTGAAGAGGCGCGTGCAGGCCTATATCAGCGAAGGCGCCTTTCCTGCCGATCCGGACGGCATCTACGAGTGGGGCCTCAATCTTCTCGTGCTGGCCAAGGGCCGCAATGGGACGGCGACCGAGGTCTAGGGCCTTGTCCCCGGCCTTGATCGCGCGGCATCGCCGCGACGCCTGACGCGGTACCGAGCGCCCTCGCATCCCCTGCCTGCGGCAGCCACTCCCCGCGCCGTCTTCCGCGACAGTCTGCTCCC
This portion of the Labrys wisconsinensis genome encodes:
- a CDS encoding FGGY-family carbohydrate kinase; translation: MARLPRRRAVTDMSQQCLIGVDFGTASARGVLIDAETGVQVDSAVHRYRHGVLSQALPNGRRLPPGYALQVPADYLEAAEHILTRLGQGRQVVSIGIDFTASSPMPAFADGRALQAALPDEPHAYVKLWKHTAAQSYADDVNRLGGRFLDNFGGRVSGEAMLPKAIELARQSPATWSRCERFIEAGDWLVWQLTGSECRSMDFACFKAQYTPDEGYPSHLLPGLSERLGPPTAVGTAAGELSERWRSSTGIRGWPIVAVASIDSHAVLPAVGAVRGGALVGALGTSAGFIAVDPTAHALPSGLESAAMGAALPGLWSCEAGQAAFGDMLTWFAQTFPLAPDMQSNFASYDAAASAVRPGQSGLVALDWFGGNRIPWRDSGLGGVLAGLRIGASAGEIYRSLVESLCFGARLIVELIENGGVPVHEMILTSGLSRNALLVQTMTDVLGRNVSIPKIENPTAVGAAIHGAVAAGLVPDYIAGSFRYGAGSKRVLEPNQAHRAIYDEIYGAYRELVFDDSVRSVMRRLHGVSARWQG
- a CDS encoding sugar O-acetyltransferase, producing the protein MAITAALNRLTFNDADEVRALFSDLIGSTVDDSFVLIPPFYTACGLDIRVGRNVFVNQNCTFYDLGGLDIADDVMIGPNVSIITTGHPLEPSQRRAFVIARPIAIGRNVWIAAGATIIGGVTVGENAVVAAGSVVTRDVPPNTLVGGNPARVIRSIAD